Proteins from a genomic interval of Zingiber officinale cultivar Zhangliang chromosome 1B, Zo_v1.1, whole genome shotgun sequence:
- the LOC121979676 gene encoding uncharacterized protein LOC121979676, which yields MSMTAATGLLRRASSHLARVPSPFLPSVSFDRLLIPESSVGAGPLPGFSSPSSMELMAVPKKKVSPHKRGLRNGPKALKPVPVIVRCKSCGRVKLPHYYCCSGDKGNNNTAN from the exons ATGTCTATGACGGCGGCGACAGGGTTGCTTCGGCGGGCGTCGTCCCATCTCGCTCGTGTACCTAGCCCTTTTCTTCCTTCCGTGTCATTTGACAGGCTTCTCATTCCGGAATCGTCAGTGGGAGCGGGGCCTCTCCCTGGTTTTTCTTCTCCTAGCTCCATGGAGCTCATGGCCGTCCCAAAAAAAAAG GTTTCTCCTCATAAAAGAGGACTTCGGAATGGACCCAAGGCCCTAAAACCTGTTCCTGTGATCGTTCGTTGCAA GAGTTGTGGGCGAGTTAAGTTACCACACTACTACTGTTGCAGTGGAGATAAGGGAAACAATAATACAGCAAACTGA